In Triticum urartu cultivar G1812 chromosome 6, Tu2.1, whole genome shotgun sequence, the following proteins share a genomic window:
- the LOC125513752 gene encoding chitin elicitor-binding protein-like, with amino-acid sequence MAPACSLPALLLLTLAVLSPTPAAAARFACNATAPRASTCQALVSYSPPNATTLAAVRALFQLRSHRALLASNDLPLSTPTTAPAPSPVRVRLPCLCSGGAGATFQRPTYKVRAGDTLDAVARGAFAGLVTYRDIAAANNISDPNRVAVGQELWVPLPCSCDPVGGEPVVHLTYVAPAGSSVAGIAEEYGTTEETILALNRMPDAKSLLAGQVLDVPLRACSSAISNSAIDRNLRVPNASYILTANNCIMCGCSSTSWQLDCQPTQGLTPSCPAAKCGDLFLGNTSTSATSACESTTCSYAGYTNGTSFTILANLTTSSVCNAAGISPAAQPAHSSASRLGSPARWSELIVGLHVALLCLGFLRRD; translated from the exons ATGGCGCCCGCTTGCTCCCTCCCCGCCCTTCTCCTCCTCACCCTCGCGGTGCTGTCCCCCACCCCGGCCGCGGCGGCGCGGTTCGCGTGCAACGCCACGGCGCCGCGGGCCTCCACCTGCCAGGCCCTCGTCTCCTACTCCCCGCCCAACGCCACCACCCTGGCCGCCGTCCGCGCGCTCTTCCAGCTCCGCTCGCACCGGGCGCTGCTTGCCTCCAACGACCTCCCGCTCTCCACGCCCACCACCGCGCCGGCCCCGTCCCCGGTCCGCGTCCGCCTGCCCTGCCTCTGCTCCGGGGGCGCCGGCGCCACCTTCCAGCGGCCCACCTACAAGGTCCGCGCGGGCGACACGCTCGACGCCGTCGCCCGCGGCGCCTTCGCGGGGCTCGTCACGTACCGCGACATCGCCGCCGCCAACAACATCTCCGACCCCAACCGGGTCGCCGTCGGCCAGGAGCTCTGGGTGCCGCTGCCCTGCAGCTGCGACCCCGTCGGAGGGGAGCCCGTCGTGCACCTCACGTACGTCGCGCCTGCCGGGAGCTCCGTCGCCGGGATTGCGGAGGAGTACGGGACCACGGAGGAGACGATTCTGGCCCTCAACCGCATGCCCGACGCCAAGAGCCTCCTCGCCGGCCAGGTCCTCGACGTACCGCTCCGAG CTTGCTCTTCTGCCATTAGCAACTCGGCCATCGACCGCAACCTCCGCGTCCCCAACGCGAGCTACATCCTGACGGCCAACAACTGCATCATGTGCGGCTGCAGCTCCACCAGTTGGCA GCTGGACTGCCAGCCGACGCAAGGGTTGACACCCTCCTGCCCGGCGGCGAAATGCGGAGATCTGTTCCTCGGGAACACGTCGACGTCCGCGACCTCGGCCTGCGAGAGCACGACGTGCTCCTACGCCGGCTACACCAACGGCACCTCGTTCACCATCCTCGCCAACCTCACCACCAGCTCCGTGTGCAACG CTGCTGGGATATCGCCGGCCGCGCAGCCGGCCCACTCCTCGGCGTCCAGATTGGGGTCGCCGGCGCGGTGGTCGGAGCTGATCGTCGGGCTCCATGTCGCTCTGCTGTGCCTCGGGTTTCTGCGCCGTGACTGA